The Gemmatimonas phototrophica region CGAGCTCAAGCTGCACCAGTGCGGTTTGCCCAAGGCCATGGCGCTCGAACTCTTCAAGCCGTTCATCATCCACAAGCTGGTGGAGAGCGGCGAAGCGGAGACGGTGAAGCGCGCCAAGAAGATCGTGGAGCGCGAGAACGCGATGGTCTACGAGGTGCTGGAAGGCATCATCAAGGACCACCCGGTGCTGCTCAACCGCGCGCCCACGCTCCACCGTCTGGGCATCCAGGCGTTCGAGCCGGTGCTCGTGGAAGGCAAGGCCATTCGTATTCACCCGCTCGTGACGACGGCGTTCAACGCCGACTTCGACGGTGACCAGATGGCCGTGCACGTGCCGCTGTCGTTCGAAGCGCAGATCGAAGCGCGCGTGCTCATGCTGTCGTCCAACAACATCCTCAAGCCGTCGGACGGTCGTCCGGTGGCGGAGCCGTCGCAGGACATCGTGCTCGGGTGCTACGTCGCCACCAAGGCGCCGTACGCCGACTTCGACAAGAAGACGTCCGATCCGGCGTTCGTGAAGACGTTGCCGCCGTACGTCAACTTCTCCGAAGTCGAAATCGCCATCGCGACCGGCCGCGCCACGCTGCAGACGCCGATCCGCTGGATGCTGGAGACGGAGTCGGGCAAGGAATGGATCGCCACCACCGCCGGCCGCGTGATGTTCAGCGGGATCGTGCCCACGGTGCTGCCGTTCCTCAACAAGGACATGAAGAAGAAGGCGCTCGGCGAACTGGTCTTCCAGAGCTACCGCACGGCGGGACTCGCGGAGACGGTGGCCATGCTCGATCGCCTCAAGGAATTCGGCTTCCGCAACGCGACCAAGGGCGGTGTCTCGATTGGTATCGAAGACCTGCACATTCCGAAGGAGAAGCAGGTGCTTCTCACGGAAGCGTCGGAGCGCGTGGAGCGTTTCCAGCGCGCGTACGCCACCGGTAACATCACGAACGGCGAACGCTACAACAAAGTCATCGACACGTGGACGCACGCGAACACGGACATTGCGGACGCCATGGTCAAGACCATGCGCGAATCGCAGGGCGGGTTCAACCCGGTGTTCATGATGTTCGACTCCGGTTCACGTGGTAGCCGCGACCAGATCCGTCAGCTGGCGGGTATGCGTGGCCTCATGGCGAAGCCGCAGAAGAAGCTCACCGGTGGTATCGGCGAAATCATCGAAAATCCGATCAAGTCGAACTTCCGTGAAGGCTTGTCGGTGCTTGAGTACTTCTCGTCCACGCACGGTGCCCGTAAGGGTCTGGCCGACACGGCGCTCAAGACGGCCGACGCCGGTTACCTCACGCGTCGTCTGGTGGACGTCGCGCAGGATATGACGATCGCCGAAGAGGATTGCGGGACGATCCTCGGCATCGACACGGCCGCGCTGAAGGAAGGCGAAGACGTGATCGAGCCGTTGGCCGAGCGTCTCGTTGGCAACGTGGCGGCCGAAGAAGTGTTTGACCCCATGGAGCGTGACGAAGCGGGTCGTCCGCGCCTGCTGGTGGAAGCCGGTTCGCTCATCTCGGAAGAGACGGCGCAGGCCATCGAAGATGCGGGCATCGAAACGGTGAAGATCCGTTCCGTGCTCACCTGCGAAGCCAAGCGCGGCCTCTGCCGCATGTGCTACGGCCGCAACCTGGCCACCATGCAGATGGTGGATCTGGGCGAAGCGGTCGGTATCATCGCGGCGCAGTCCATCGGCGAGCCGGGGACGCAGCTGACGCTCCGTACGTTCCACGTCGGTGGTACGGCGGCGCGTATCGCCGAACAGACGGCGCGCAAGACCAAGAAGGCCGGTGTGATCGAGTTCGGTGATCGTCTCGTGACGGTCATCAACCCGGACGGCCAGAAGGTCGTGACGTCGTACGAAGGCGAACTGATCATCAAGGCATCGGCCGACAAGAACGCGCTCATCGAAGCGCGTCTGCAGGTGCCGCTCGGTGCGTACCTCATGGTGGAAGACGGTCAGTCGGTCAAGAAGGACGACACGGTCTTCACGTGGGATCCGTACTCCAACCCCATCATCGCCGACGTCGAGGGCACGATTCGCTTCGTGGATCTCGTCGAAGACGAGTCGCTGTCGGAAGAGCTCGACGAACTGACCGGTCTGCGTCAGCGTGTCGTGATCGAAGACCGCGAAAAGAAGCTGCACCCGCACATCGAGATCTGGCAGAACAAGGGCGGCAAGGAGAAGCGCGTGCGCGACTTCATCCTCCCGGTGGGCGCCGTGATCACGATTGAAGACGGCCACGAGATCAAGGCTGGTACGATCATGGCCAAGATCAGCCGCGAGGCCTACAAGACGCGCGACATCACCGGCGGTCTGCCGCGTGTGGCCGAGCTCTTCGAAGCCCGTCGTCCGAAGGATCCGGCCACCATTTCCGAAATCGACGGCTTCGTCCGGTTCGGCGAGATCAAGCGCGGCAAGCGCGAAGTCTTCGTCCGTCCGGCCATGGTCGACAAGGGCGTGTGGCAGGTGGACGAGTCGCAGGCCGAGCAGGTGTACGAAGTGCCGTCAGGCAAGCACTTGCGTGTGCACGAGGGCGATCGCGTGCGCGCCGGTGACCGTATCAGCGAAGGCCCCGTCAATCCGCACGACATTCTGCGCATCAAGGGCCCGCGCGCGGTACAGGAGTATCTGCTCAACGAAGTGCAGGAGGTCTATCGCCTGCAGGGCGTGAAGATCAACGACAAGCACATTGGCGTGATCGTCAAGCAGATGCTGCAGAAGGTGCGGATCGTGGAGTCGGGCGACACCGAGATGCTCGAAGGCGAGCATGTCGATCGCGCGGTCTTCCGCGAGACCAACGAGGAGGCCAAGAAGCGGAAGATCACGCCGGCAACGGCGGAGCCGCTGCTCCTTGGTATCACGAAGGCCTCGCTCACCACGCAGTCGTTCGTGTCGGCGGCCTCCTTCCAGGAGACCACGCGCGTCCTCACCGACGCGGCCATTCGTGGCTCGCGCGACGATCTGCTGGGGCTCAAGGAAAACATCATCATCGGTCACCTCATCCCGGCCGGTACAGGCATGTATCGCTACCAGGAAGTGGACGTCGAGAGCGATGCGCTCCCCGAGCCGGAGCCGCTGCCGGAAGCCCTCGAGCCGAACTTTGAAGCCCTGCTTCCGAGCTTTGAGCCGTCGGCATTCACCATGCCCGACGAATAAGACCTCGGGGTATGGTGCGAGAACGCGGGCGGTGCCATTGGCACCGCCCGCGTTCTCTTTCGTCTGGAATGAGATGGGGAGATCGGGAGGTGAGAGCGTTGCGAAGTGAGAAAATGCGATGGATATCGAATGTGAGAATGTCGAGATAACCACGACGATGAGAAGTGCGAGTGCTTCGTCCGCACGTTGAGGTTTGAGACCGCTGCGCGGGGAGAGGTGAGACCGCTGCGCGGGGAGAGGTGAGACCGCTGCGCGGGGAGAGGTGAGACTTCGCGTTGAAATGGTCCGATGCGCGTGCTTCTGGTGAGACTGGGCGCGGCGAGTTTTGCTATCGTCGCGCATGGCACACAATCCGCAAAAACTCGAAGTGGTGCGCCGGGCGTTTGCGCTGGCGGTAACGGTGCACCGGCTTGCTGACGAATACACGGCGGCCATGGCTCGCGTATCGCCGGGCATGCGTGCGCAGCTGCTGCGCGCGGTGGACTCCATGGCGCTCAATCTCACCGAAGGCGCCGGCTGTGAGTCTCCGACCAAGACCGCGACTTTCTGCACAACGGCCATTGGATCCTGCAACGAAGTCGAACTGCAACTGCGTCTGGCGTCTGCCTTGGAGGTCCTTCCCCCCACCAAGGACTACATCACCGATGAAGTCATCGAAGTCCGCCGGTTGATCTACGGATTCCGCAAATACGTGCTGTCACATCCACCCATCACCCCCACGCCCGGCCCCGCCAGCCAATGACCGTCTCCCGCAACGCGGTCTCAATGCCCCCGTAACCCGGTCTCAATTCTCCCGCGAAGCGATCTCAGATCTCAGATCTCAGATCTCAGCGTGCCGACGAAGCACCTGCACCTCTCACCATCGTGGTTATCTCGACCCTCTCACATTCGAAATCCATCCCAATCTCTCACCTCACAACGCTCTCACCTCCAATTCTCACCGCTCAAGATCTCACCGTCTCACCTCTCCCGTCTCCGGTCTCGCTCGTCGCTTGGTTGCGGTTGCCGCGGTGTCCAGCCAGCTCGCGACTTGCTGGCGCGCGAGTTCCATGCTTTTGCCCGGGTTTTCTCCGGCTGCCATCACATGCTCCATGACGCGCACAAACCGGCCCGTCTTTACATCGGTGAGTTTGGTGGCCACCACGAGCGAGTCGCCGCGGGTCGTGAGCCATCCGTTCACCAGAAAGTCGGCACGTAGCGCCCAGCCTGCGGCCATCTGATCCGGAGTCATGCGCACGGCACGTTCGGTGAGGTCCGGCGGCATTACATCGTAGCGCTCTCCCGGAATGGCTGTGCGCATGAGGGTGGCCGCTTCGCGTGCGGTCGCGGCAAACTCCCGGCGACCGGTGGCGTTACTCCAGTTGGTCACCACCACGCGCAGTCGCCCATCACTTGGCGGAGCCACCAAGGGTGCCACGAACGTCATGGTGCGCGTGGAGCCCGGCGGGGATTCGGGGCGCGGCGGTTCCATGCGCAAGACGCGCGGCACGCGGGCCAGCGCAGAGTCCATGTGTTGAATGGCACGGCTCATCGAGTCGGAAAAAATCCGCCCGAGTTCGGACATGAGCAGTTCACGGTCGATCTCCGCCATCATGCCATTGCTCATACGTACCGCTACGCGCACCGCGCTCGTCTCCGCCAGGACTTTCGTGCCCGTAGCGCCTGCGGCGGTTGGGGCGGTCGCTGGGCGGGGAGGCTGCTGCGACTGCCGTTTCCGTATGGCATCGGCAATGGCCAGCGACTCGGCGCGGGTAATCACCAGTGGCACGGCCGTGCTGCGGGCA contains the following coding sequences:
- the rpoC gene encoding DNA-directed RNA polymerase subunit beta', whose product is MIDFRSSREARASAFDYMSVRIASPEEIRGPKDPKERERLEMAGLRTWWSWGEVTKPETINYRSFKPEKDGLFCERIFGPVKDWECHCGKYKRIRYRGVICDRCGVEVTLSKVRRERMGHIELAVPVAHIWFFKTLPSPMGNLLDVTLRDLEKVIYYSNYIVIEPGSQEVRERQLLDEDEYLTLRQKAKAEGDTAFQCDIGAPAVRELLKRLDVDKTAEELRGSVVGETSQHRKKQMLKRLKIVDAFRTSGEGGEIRNRPEWMILDVIPVIPPDLRPLVPLDGGRFATSDLNDLYRRVINRNNRLQKLISHRAPEVILRNEKRMLQEAVDALFDNGRRSKAIRGRGKRPLKSLSDMLKGKQGRFRQNLLGKRVDYSGRSVIVVGPELKLHQCGLPKAMALELFKPFIIHKLVESGEAETVKRAKKIVERENAMVYEVLEGIIKDHPVLLNRAPTLHRLGIQAFEPVLVEGKAIRIHPLVTTAFNADFDGDQMAVHVPLSFEAQIEARVLMLSSNNILKPSDGRPVAEPSQDIVLGCYVATKAPYADFDKKTSDPAFVKTLPPYVNFSEVEIAIATGRATLQTPIRWMLETESGKEWIATTAGRVMFSGIVPTVLPFLNKDMKKKALGELVFQSYRTAGLAETVAMLDRLKEFGFRNATKGGVSIGIEDLHIPKEKQVLLTEASERVERFQRAYATGNITNGERYNKVIDTWTHANTDIADAMVKTMRESQGGFNPVFMMFDSGSRGSRDQIRQLAGMRGLMAKPQKKLTGGIGEIIENPIKSNFREGLSVLEYFSSTHGARKGLADTALKTADAGYLTRRLVDVAQDMTIAEEDCGTILGIDTAALKEGEDVIEPLAERLVGNVAAEEVFDPMERDEAGRPRLLVEAGSLISEETAQAIEDAGIETVKIRSVLTCEAKRGLCRMCYGRNLATMQMVDLGEAVGIIAAQSIGEPGTQLTLRTFHVGGTAARIAEQTARKTKKAGVIEFGDRLVTVINPDGQKVVTSYEGELIIKASADKNALIEARLQVPLGAYLMVEDGQSVKKDDTVFTWDPYSNPIIADVEGTIRFVDLVEDESLSEELDELTGLRQRVVIEDREKKLHPHIEIWQNKGGKEKRVRDFILPVGAVITIEDGHEIKAGTIMAKISREAYKTRDITGGLPRVAELFEARRPKDPATISEIDGFVRFGEIKRGKREVFVRPAMVDKGVWQVDESQAEQVYEVPSGKHLRVHEGDRVRAGDRISEGPVNPHDILRIKGPRAVQEYLLNEVQEVYRLQGVKINDKHIGVIVKQMLQKVRIVESGDTEMLEGEHVDRAVFRETNEEAKKRKITPATAEPLLLGITKASLTTQSFVSAASFQETTRVLTDAAIRGSRDDLLGLKENIIIGHLIPAGTGMYRYQEVDVESDALPEPEPLPEALEPNFEALLPSFEPSAFTMPDE
- a CDS encoding four helix bundle protein, with the translated sequence MAHNPQKLEVVRRAFALAVTVHRLADEYTAAMARVSPGMRAQLLRAVDSMALNLTEGAGCESPTKTATFCTTAIGSCNEVELQLRLASALEVLPPTKDYITDEVIEVRRLIYGFRKYVLSHPPITPTPGPASQ